The DNA segment CGATTTATTTCGGGCTTTTGACCGATCTTGTTATGATAATGATGTTGCTGGGGGCGTTGGTGTTGCTGCCGACCCTGATCTCTACCTTTTACCGGGTTAAAATTCCCTGCTGATTCCCCGTAAACGACGGATTTCAAGCTTTAAAATTTTAAACCCGCTTCGGTTACGTATTTCATATACGCGCCCTCGCGGGTTAAAATTTTAAAGTTAAACTACGCCTATTGCGTCTGGAATACTTATATCATATCTTACGAAATTTGCAAATTTTGCCCACCGAAACCCGCATCTTTAAAACGTAAATTTAAAACGTGCGGCGCGATAGCGCCAAATTAGACCTGCACGCAGTGCAGCAACTTCTCACGTCGTAGGGGATAGGGGATTGTTAAGGGGGAAGGGAGCTCTTTTGCTTAGCTTCACTGCGTTCGTTACCGTCGCTGCGCTCTGCCAAAGCAGCTTGCAAGCAAGAAGAGACCGCTAGCGCTCGCCTTGTGCTTGCACTCTCTTTGAGAGCTGCTAGCAGAGCGCAATTCAAGCCCCCACCCCTTTACAACAAGCAAAAAACAACCTTAAATGGTTGTTCTTTGCATAAAGGTTAAAATTAAAGTAGTTTGAAAGGCGAGTAGAATTTTAACCAAGCCAAATTTAGCATCGTCAAGACTTGGGTCTGGGCGGGTAAAATTTGAAGCTGAAATTTACAAATTTGATTTCAAATTTGACCACAAAGAGTCAAGGCGAAGTATTGCGAGATGGATTTTTACTCCGCTGCGCTCACAACGCTAAAGCGAGGAAGGGATTTGCTTTCCTTATGGACGCAACTGCTTGCATAAAAATTTAGCGTAGGCCGGACTTTTGCTTTGCGGTTGCGAGTGTAACGAGGCAAAGGCAGTCTGCTGAGCTAAATTTTACCAGCTCCGTTAAAGACGCTTGCGAGACAGGCCGCCACAAAGGTTAAAACTACTCCTTTAAAACCTTCAAAAACGAATACACGTCTCTCACGCCGTCGATGTGCTTGGCATACCAGATCGCGTGTTTTTCCTGCTCGATATCGGTGATGATGCCCGTAAATACGACGTTACACTGCACAACGCCAACTCTTATGCTGGTGCCGCTAATGATGCTATCTTTAAAAAGGCTGTTTTTCAAATTTAGCATTATGGCGAGGTTGCTTTCGCATTCGCCGCCGTTTTCGGGGAAGCGAATATACGTGTAGATTTTACTCACGCCGCTCGTATTTTTGGCGAGTTCTATTAGCTTGTTTTTGTGCTCGGCATCGGGCACCACGCCGATTAGATACACGTCGCCGTAAAAGCTCTCGACGTCCAGGTTTAGGTTGCTAAGCCCGCTCGTGCCTAAAATTTTAGTTTGGATTTTGGTTTTTATAAATTTGTCTTTTGTTATCGAGTATATGCCGCGCTCGTCTTGGCTGATAGAGTAGGCGTCGTAGATGTTTATGCCCGTTAGCGGCGTCACGGTCGTAAAGAGTTCGAGGCAGCCGCCGAGGAAAAATATCGGCGTAAAAATGAGAATGTTTTTTAAAAAAATTCGCGCAAATAGCTTTTTCATCACAGGCCTATAAAATTTGCCTAAATACTATAAAAATCAAACTAAAATTTATATAAATTTGCTATAATCGCGCTCACCATCCAAAAACGCGGAGGATAAAGCGATCTGGTGGCGCTCGCGGACTTCAAATCCGATGGCGGGGCGGTTGACCGCTTCGCGGGGAGTTCGATTCTCTCATCCTCTCGCCAAACTTCTAAATTTATTATCTTAAAACAAGCAAATTTCAGCTACAATAAGCCGTTTATGTTAAATTAATTTAAGGTTTTTATTTTGGCTAAGTCGTCAGCTTCTAAATCTTCTCTCGCTCGTACCGTTTTAGGCAAGATATACGCGGTGATTTTTTCCGCCGCCGTTGCACTGATCTGCGCGGCTAGTTTTGGGTTAAATTTAAAATTCGAAAGCGTCAAAGAGGACATTTATGCGGCGAATTCTTATTTTAAATTTTTCATCAAAGAGCGCGCTTTGGCCGTGGGAAACGAACTAAAACTCATCGAAAAATATATCGGCGCTCGCGATTTTAACATAAAAGATATTTTTGATTTTTCTTTAAAAGACAATCCTGAATACAAGGCCTTTTTCATCGCAAACGAGCAAGGCGAGATAGAGTTTGCCAGCGATGAAAATTTGCGCTCCAAATACTCCGCTTTTTTTCTCTCAAAGCCTTGGCAAAGCGAGCCGACGGATAAAATTTTAAGGTCTGAGTTTATGTTTAACAAAGGCGATGCACCCTCGAGATTTATCGCCAAAAAGATAAAAGGAGGCAAAACTCTAGCCGTACTCGTGTGTTTTACGGCGATTTACGAGGAGTTTGCGCGCAAGCACGAGGAATACGGAGTAAAATCATTCGTGATAGATAAAAACGGCAAAATTTTATTTCATCAAGACAGCGAACTGGTTTTAGAACATAAAAGCATCTTTGATCTTTACGATTTGAGCGCTGATTATTTGGATAGCCGCGAGGTAAAGATTGCAAAATTCGGCTCTTTAAGCAGTGATATTTATTACGTTCAAAAGATTCCCGATATCGACTTTGCCGTGGTTTCTTATTATCCTATGGGTAAATTTATAAAAGAAAATTTGCTCTTTTTAACCCTTTGCGCGGCGTTTTTTATCGTCGGCGCTTTTTTTACGTTTTACTGCGTTAAGTTTTTCAAAAATAGCGTCATAAAGCCCGTTTTATCCATCAAAAATTTGCTCGCGAAAACCGCACGCGGCGAGGAGCTAAAAGTATGCGCCAAGCTTTGCGAAATAGAAGAGTTTGAGCAGATTGTCGGCGGGATCGTGCAAATTTACGGCGACTATAACGCAAAAAAGGCGAAATTTGAAGATGATTCGCATAAATTCGGATTTTTGTTTGAAAAAGGTCCTTTTATCTTGTTGTTAATCGACGCAAAAAGCGGTGCGATAACTCGTGCTAGCGCAAAGGCGCTCGAGTTTTACGGCTTAAGTTCGGAAGAGATACGGCAAAAAAATTTAGCCCAGCTAAATGCGTCAAATTTGATAGATGTAAAAATAGAACAAGAAGGCGAGGTGCAAATTTACGAAACCAGCCAATTTACGGCAAACGGCGAGATAAGGCAGGTGCGCATCAGTAAGCAAAATTATGAGCTAAATAACGGTGAAAAGATCGGTTTTTGCATCGTGAAGGATGTTACGCAAAGCAATATCTTAAAGAAAAACGCGCAAAAACAAAACGAGATAGCCGCGTATTCGCCGTTATTTAGTATCGTTTGGAAAGATCGTCTCATAGGCGAGATAGCAAACGTCTCGGACAATATCGAACGCGTGCTGGGATACAAAAAAAGCGAGATATTTTCAAGCGAATTTGACTTTAAAAACGTCATCCATCCTGACGATCTGGGTAGGCTTACGAATGAATTTAATATTAAATTTAGCCTATTTAACGCCGCTTCGCTCAAAAAAGGTCACGAGTCACTGCAAGCTTGCAGGCTGATAAGAAAAAATTTAGAGGTCATAAACTGTAGCGTATTTATCAAATTTATCTCGAAAGACGGCAGAACCGTGGACGAGGTGATCGGGTATTTTATCGAAAGCGAACTGGTGGCGAATTTGAGCTCTGAATCCGGCACTAATGTGTTAAAAAGGCTAACCGACGAAAAAGAGGATGCGCACAAAAATACGATTTTGAATTTATTCGCAAACGCGAACGAGGGTGTCGCCATAGTCGGATTAAACGGCG comes from the Campylobacter rectus genome and includes:
- a CDS encoding BON domain-containing protein; translation: MKKLFARIFLKNILIFTPIFFLGGCLELFTTVTPLTGINIYDAYSISQDERGIYSITKDKFIKTKIQTKILGTSGLSNLNLDVESFYGDVYLIGVVPDAEHKNKLIELAKNTSGVSKIYTYIRFPENGGECESNLAIMLNLKNSLFKDSIISGTSIRVGVVQCNVVFTGIITDIEQEKHAIWYAKHIDGVRDVYSFLKVLKE
- a CDS encoding PAS domain S-box protein translates to MIFSAAVALICAASFGLNLKFESVKEDIYAANSYFKFFIKERALAVGNELKLIEKYIGARDFNIKDIFDFSLKDNPEYKAFFIANEQGEIEFASDENLRSKYSAFFLSKPWQSEPTDKILRSEFMFNKGDAPSRFIAKKIKGGKTLAVLVCFTAIYEEFARKHEEYGVKSFVIDKNGKILFHQDSELVLEHKSIFDLYDLSADYLDSREVKIAKFGSLSSDIYYVQKIPDIDFAVVSYYPMGKFIKENLLFLTLCAAFFIVGAFFTFYCVKFFKNSVIKPVLSIKNLLAKTARGEELKVCAKLCEIEEFEQIVGGIVQIYGDYNAKKAKFEDDSHKFGFLFEKGPFILLLIDAKSGAITRASAKALEFYGLSSEEIRQKNLAQLNASNLIDVKIEQEGEVQIYETSQFTANGEIRQVRISKQNYELNNGEKIGFCIVKDVTQSNILKKNAQKQNEIAAYSPLFSIVWKDRLIGEIANVSDNIERVLGYKKSEIFSSEFDFKNVIHPDDLGRLTNEFNIKFSLFNAASLKKGHESLQACRLIRKNLEVINCSVFIKFISKDGRTVDEVIGYFIESELVANLSSESGTNVLKRLTDEKEDAHKNTILNLFANANEGVAIVGLNGVFLEANEAFCKITGYTKDEAVGKPSNLLKSGVHDAKFYINMWKSLLKSGFYSGEIYNKRKNGEIYLERLSIVAVYSGAKPSYFVAAFHELPWKEPEAKPDESKAKEQE